The following are encoded together in the Candidatus Abawacabacteria bacterium genome:
- the lspA gene encoding signal peptidase II: MKIVILSTLAIILGDQISKQLVLHYQLPYSMNSGIAFSLPLNNTLALITSIVVIMGFGIFFCQQKTKSNLNNIAFGMIIGGAIGNIIDRLLHGAVIDFIKIPYWPTFNVADAAITIGVILLIGGQSRKSKI; encoded by the coding sequence ATGAAAATAGTTATCCTTAGTACTTTGGCAATTATTTTAGGCGATCAAATTAGTAAGCAATTGGTACTTCATTATCAGCTACCGTATAGCATGAATAGTGGCATTGCCTTTAGTCTGCCACTTAATAACACCCTTGCCTTGATAACAAGTATAGTAGTCATCATGGGATTTGGTATTTTTTTCTGCCAACAGAAAACCAAAAGCAATCTCAACAATATAGCTTTCGGCATGATAATCGGAGGCGCAATTGGCAATATTATAGACCGCTTATTACATGGCGCAGTAATCGACTTTATCAAAATCCCCTATTGGCCAACTTTCAATGTAGCTGATGCAGCAATAACTATAGGAGTAATCTTGTTAATTGGAGGACAGAGCAGAAAATCTAAAATCTAG